A single region of the Triticum dicoccoides isolate Atlit2015 ecotype Zavitan chromosome 2B, WEW_v2.0, whole genome shotgun sequence genome encodes:
- the LOC119365065 gene encoding trihelix transcription factor GTL1-like isoform X1: protein MQQQHQHHHQGGGSQYGAPPPADMGPFSAQPAPGPVPLSVRPPPTQQQQPQPSYEQELAAASGAGGSSFPDDDMLGDSGGHSAGGLGSGGNRWPREETLALIRIRSEMDTTFRDATLKGPLWEEVSRKLAELGYKRSAKKCKEKFENVHKYYKRTKEGRAGRQDGKSYRFFQELEALHAATAAAQHQQQEHLPLVVSAAPPPQMHAFSAPQPMSAMPPPPGPMQPAPISSAAPAPVVEPPQPLPVSLQGLSFPSMSDSESDDDDDSEDDDMTAETGGSPDGLGKRKRGGGGSKKMMAFFEGLMKQVVQRQEEMQQRFLETMEKREAERTEREEAWRRQEVARLNREQEQLAQERAAAASRDASIIAFLQRIGGQTVHVPPVVIPMPTPMQVQTPPPPKKPRQHLPPPPPSQATQQPQPQPQPQPIPAAPLQQQPPPQPPQHKETTREEAGTPRSAPAPTSAGLSLALVPVATEQHVVEAAGLGGGESGGGPSSSRWPKTEVHALIQLRMDMDNRYQENGPKGPLWEEISAGMRRLGYSRNSKRCKEKWENINKYFKKVKESNKRRPEDSKTCPYFHQLEAIYRKKHNGSGSSGAAANNAVVSVPAVAEHQNLNRHEIEIEGKKINDTDKRNNGGVGAAQVPTSNGQTTPTTATFDLGVKKPEDAVRELNEQPHREFTTDETDSDDMGDDYTDDGEDGEDDGKMQYRIQFQRPNPVGTNNAPPPPTTAATAAPTSTPASSFLAMVQ from the exons ATGCAGCAGCAGCATCAGCACCACCACCAGGGTGGCGGGTCTCAGTACGGGGCGCCGCCGCCGGCGGACATGGGGCCGTTCTCCGCGCAGCCGGCTCCGGGCCCGGTGCCGCTGAGCGTCCGGCCACCGCCGACGCAGCAGCAGCAGCCACAGCCGAGCTACGAACAGGAATTGGCCGCCGCGTCGGGCGCCGGCGGAAGCAGCTTCCCCGACGACGACATGCTGGGCGACTCCGGCGGCCACAGCGCCGGCGGGCTGGGGTCGGGCGGCAACCGGTGGCCGCGGGAGGAGACGCTGGCCCTCATCAGGATCCGGTCGGAGATGGACACCACCTTCCGCGACGCCACCCTCAAGGGCCCCCTCTGGGAGGAGGTCTCCAG GAAGCTTGCGGAGCTGGGCTACAAGAGGAGCGCCAAGAAGTGCAAGGAGAAGTTCGAGAACGTGCACAAGTACTACAAGCGCACCAAGGAGGGCCGGGCCGGCCGGCAGGACGGCAAGAGCTACCGCTTCTTCCAGGAGCTCGAGGCGCTGCACGCCGCCACCGCAGCCGCGCAGCACCAGCAGCAGGAGCACTTGCCGCTGGTCGTCAGTGCAGCCCCCCCGCCGCAGATGCACGCCTTCTCGGCGCCCCAGCCGATGAGCGCAATGCCGCCGCCGCCGGGGCCGATGCAGCCGGCCCCTATATCTTCGGCGGCCCCTGCGCCGGTCGTGGAGCCTCCCCAGCCGCTGCCTGTCAGCCTGCAAGGCCTCAGCTTCCCGTCCATGTCCGACTCTGagtcggacgacgacgacgactccgAGGATGACGACATGACGGCCGAGACAGGCGGCAGCCCGGATGGCCTCGGCAAGCgcaagcgcggcggcggcggcagcaagaAGATGATGGCTTTCTTCGAGGGCCTGATGAAGCAGGTCGTACAGAGGCAGGAGGAGATGCAGCAGCGGTTCCTGGAGACCATGGAGAAGAGGGAGGCCGAGCGCACGGAGCGGGAGGAGGCCTGGCGCCGGCAGGAGGTGGCCCGCCTTAACCGCGAGCAGGAGCAGCTCGCGCAGGAGCGCGCCGCGGCAGCTTCCCGCGATGCCTCCATCATCGCCTTCCTCCAGCGCATCGGTGGTCAGACCGTGCATGTCCCACCCGTCGTCATCCCCATGCCAACGCCGATGCAGGTCCAGACCCCGCCACCGCCAAAGAAACCTCGGCAGcacctgccgccaccgccgccgtcacaGGCCACAcagcagccgcagccgcagccgcagccgcaaCCCATCCCAGCTGCGCCGCtccaacagcaaccgccgccgcaaCCACCGCAGCACAAGGAAACGACGCGCGAAGAGGCCGGAACGCCCCGCAGCGCACCGGCCCCGACTTCTGCCGGCTTATCACTCGCGCTGGTTCCCGTCGCCACGGAGCAGCACGTCGTCGAGGCCGCTGGTCTGGGAGGAGGGGAGAGCGGAGGGGGGCCGTCGTCGTCACGGTGGCCCAAGACGGAGGTGCACGCGCTTATCCAGCTCCGCATGGACATGGACAATCGCTACCAGGAGAACGGACCAAAGGGCCCGCTGTGGGAGGAGATCTCCGCCGGGATGCGGCGGCTGGGTTACAGCCGCAACTCCAAACGGTGCAAGGAGAAGTGGGAGAACATCAACAAGTACTTCAAGAAGGTGAAGGAGAGCAACAAGAGGCGGCCGGAGGACTCCAAGACATGCCCGTACTTCCACCAGCTCGAGGCCATCTACCGCAAGAAGCACAACGGCAGCGGCAGCAGCGGCGCCGCGGCCAACAACGCCGTCGTGTCTGTCCCTGCCGTCGCGGAGCATCAGAACCTGAACCGGCACGAGATCGAGATCGAGGGGAAGAAGATCAACGACACCGACAAGAGGAACAACGGAGGAGTCGGAGCCGCGCAGGTGCCGACAAGCAACGGGCAGACAACGCCGACGACGGCCACGTTCGACCTGGGCGTAAAAAAG CCAGAAGACGCTGTGAGGGAGCTGAACGAGCAGCCGCACCGGGAGTTCACGACGGACGAGACCGACAGCGACGACATGGGCGATGACTACACAGACGACGGCGAGGACGGCGAGGACGACGGCAAAATGCAGTACAGGATACAGTTCCAGAGGCCAAACCCCGTCGGCACCAACAATGCGCCTCCACCGCCAACCACCGCGGCGACAGCAGCGCCGACATCGACCCCCGCGAGCTCCTTCCTCGCCATGGTTCAATAG
- the LOC119365065 gene encoding trihelix transcription factor GTL1-like isoform X2, which yields MQQQHQHHHQGGGSQYGAPPPADMGPFSAQPAPGPVPLSVRPPPTQQQQPQPSYEQELAAASGAGGSSFPDDDMLGDSGGHSAGGLGSGGNRWPREETLALIRIRSEMDTTFRDATLKGPLWEEVSRKLAELGYKRSAKKCKEKFENVHKYYKRTKEGRAGRQDGKSYRFFQELEALHAATAAAQHQQQEHLPLVVSAAPPPQMHAFSAPQPMSAMPPPPGPMQPAPISSAAPAPVVEPPQPLPVSLQGLSFPSMSDSESDDDDDSEDDDMTAETGGSPDGLGKRKRGGGGSKKMMAFFEGLMKQVVQRQEEMQQRFLETMEKREAERTEREEAWRRQEVARLNREQEQLAQERAAAASRDASIIAFLQRIGGQTVHVPPVVIPMPTPMQVQTPPPPKKPRQHLPPPPPSQATQQPQPQPQPQPIPAAPLQQQPPPQPPQHKETTREEAGTPRSAPAPTSAGLSLALVPVATEQHVVEAAGLGGGESGGGPSSSRWPKTEVHALIQLRMDMDNRYQENGPKGPLWEEISAGMRRLGYSRNSKRCKEKWENINKYFKKVKESNKRRPEDSKTCPYFHQLEAIYRKKHNGSGSSGAAANNAVVSVPAVAEHQNLNRHEIEIEGKKINDTDKRNNGGVGAAQVPTSNGQTTPTTATFDLGVKKKTL from the exons ATGCAGCAGCAGCATCAGCACCACCACCAGGGTGGCGGGTCTCAGTACGGGGCGCCGCCGCCGGCGGACATGGGGCCGTTCTCCGCGCAGCCGGCTCCGGGCCCGGTGCCGCTGAGCGTCCGGCCACCGCCGACGCAGCAGCAGCAGCCACAGCCGAGCTACGAACAGGAATTGGCCGCCGCGTCGGGCGCCGGCGGAAGCAGCTTCCCCGACGACGACATGCTGGGCGACTCCGGCGGCCACAGCGCCGGCGGGCTGGGGTCGGGCGGCAACCGGTGGCCGCGGGAGGAGACGCTGGCCCTCATCAGGATCCGGTCGGAGATGGACACCACCTTCCGCGACGCCACCCTCAAGGGCCCCCTCTGGGAGGAGGTCTCCAG GAAGCTTGCGGAGCTGGGCTACAAGAGGAGCGCCAAGAAGTGCAAGGAGAAGTTCGAGAACGTGCACAAGTACTACAAGCGCACCAAGGAGGGCCGGGCCGGCCGGCAGGACGGCAAGAGCTACCGCTTCTTCCAGGAGCTCGAGGCGCTGCACGCCGCCACCGCAGCCGCGCAGCACCAGCAGCAGGAGCACTTGCCGCTGGTCGTCAGTGCAGCCCCCCCGCCGCAGATGCACGCCTTCTCGGCGCCCCAGCCGATGAGCGCAATGCCGCCGCCGCCGGGGCCGATGCAGCCGGCCCCTATATCTTCGGCGGCCCCTGCGCCGGTCGTGGAGCCTCCCCAGCCGCTGCCTGTCAGCCTGCAAGGCCTCAGCTTCCCGTCCATGTCCGACTCTGagtcggacgacgacgacgactccgAGGATGACGACATGACGGCCGAGACAGGCGGCAGCCCGGATGGCCTCGGCAAGCgcaagcgcggcggcggcggcagcaagaAGATGATGGCTTTCTTCGAGGGCCTGATGAAGCAGGTCGTACAGAGGCAGGAGGAGATGCAGCAGCGGTTCCTGGAGACCATGGAGAAGAGGGAGGCCGAGCGCACGGAGCGGGAGGAGGCCTGGCGCCGGCAGGAGGTGGCCCGCCTTAACCGCGAGCAGGAGCAGCTCGCGCAGGAGCGCGCCGCGGCAGCTTCCCGCGATGCCTCCATCATCGCCTTCCTCCAGCGCATCGGTGGTCAGACCGTGCATGTCCCACCCGTCGTCATCCCCATGCCAACGCCGATGCAGGTCCAGACCCCGCCACCGCCAAAGAAACCTCGGCAGcacctgccgccaccgccgccgtcacaGGCCACAcagcagccgcagccgcagccgcagccgcaaCCCATCCCAGCTGCGCCGCtccaacagcaaccgccgccgcaaCCACCGCAGCACAAGGAAACGACGCGCGAAGAGGCCGGAACGCCCCGCAGCGCACCGGCCCCGACTTCTGCCGGCTTATCACTCGCGCTGGTTCCCGTCGCCACGGAGCAGCACGTCGTCGAGGCCGCTGGTCTGGGAGGAGGGGAGAGCGGAGGGGGGCCGTCGTCGTCACGGTGGCCCAAGACGGAGGTGCACGCGCTTATCCAGCTCCGCATGGACATGGACAATCGCTACCAGGAGAACGGACCAAAGGGCCCGCTGTGGGAGGAGATCTCCGCCGGGATGCGGCGGCTGGGTTACAGCCGCAACTCCAAACGGTGCAAGGAGAAGTGGGAGAACATCAACAAGTACTTCAAGAAGGTGAAGGAGAGCAACAAGAGGCGGCCGGAGGACTCCAAGACATGCCCGTACTTCCACCAGCTCGAGGCCATCTACCGCAAGAAGCACAACGGCAGCGGCAGCAGCGGCGCCGCGGCCAACAACGCCGTCGTGTCTGTCCCTGCCGTCGCGGAGCATCAGAACCTGAACCGGCACGAGATCGAGATCGAGGGGAAGAAGATCAACGACACCGACAAGAGGAACAACGGAGGAGTCGGAGCCGCGCAGGTGCCGACAAGCAACGGGCAGACAACGCCGACGACGGCCACGTTCGACCTGGGCGTAAAAAAG AAGACGCTGTGA